The following coding sequences are from one Capsicum annuum cultivar UCD-10X-F1 chromosome 3, UCD10Xv1.1, whole genome shotgun sequence window:
- the LOC107864079 gene encoding protein FAR1-RELATED SEQUENCE 11: MTEITNIANETSENGTDSSQDDIGTVEEMPEDTILSRQTSVNLVPFIGQRFVSQDAAYEFYCSFAKQCGFSIRRHRTRGKDGVGRGITRRDFTCHRGGYPQLKPSEDGKLQRNRKSSRCGCQAFMRIVNRADFNVPEWRITGFSNVHNHELLRSTEVQLIPAYCTMSPDDKSRICMFAKAGMSVRQMLRLMELEKGVKLGCLTFTEVDVRSLLQSFRNVDQDNDPIDLLKLCKEMKDKEPKFKYDYKIDCNNRLEHIAWSYASSMRLYEAFGDAIVFDTTHRLDAYDMLLGIWIGVDNHGSLCFFGCVLLREESLQSFSWALKTFLGFMNGKAPGTILTDQNLWLKEAIATEIPRVKHAFCIWNIISRFSDWFSTLLGSQYDNWKAEFHRLYNLHSIEEYEVGWNEMVETYRMDGNKHIASLYALRSYWALPFLRSFFFAGMTSTFQSETMNTYIQRILSAQSVLDNFVEQVARVVDAKDQAGAKHKVLRNVQKVFLKTGSPIESHAATVLTPYAFSKLQEELVFAPQYASLMVDESYFVVRHHKEMDGGYKVLWVPHDEFISCSCHNFEFTGILCRHVLRVLSTNNCFHIPDQYLPMRWREVTSSLAKSTLFTLPSDHMGKLQLLQSMISTLINESVETEERLNVVCDEVSTVLSRIKGFPTASNGGNGIAYASPSDSLILAEVEDSEGIGQSFTCNPHECINLSKLKERGSRDGLDLYRKRRRFSIPCCGQYGHDANDCPMMEGTEEAVFLFLSYQSQLQKEEEKRSI; encoded by the exons ATGACCGAGATAACAAACATAGCAAACGAAACATCTGAAAATGGGACAGATTCATCTCAGGATGATATTGGTACTGTTGAGGAAATGCCTGAGGACACAATCTTATCACGACAAACGTCCGTGAACCTTGTCCCTTTCATTGGCCAGAGGTTTGTATCGCAGGATGCTGCGTATGAATTTTACTGCAGCTTTGCAAAGCAATGTGGCTTCTCAATTAGACGTCATCGTACTCGGGGGAAGGATGGGGTTGGTAGGGGCATTACAAGAAGAGATTTTACATGCCATCGTGGTGGCTATCCACAACTAAAGCCTTCAGAAGATGGCAAGCTGCAAAGGAATCGAAAATCATCACGTTGTGGGTGCCAAGCATTCATGAGAATTGTTAATAGAGCAGATTTTAATGTCCCCGAATGGCGGATTACAGGGTTCAGCAATGTTCATAATCATGAACTTTTAAGGTCAACTGAGGTGCAGCTTATTCCTGCCTACTGCACCATGTCTCCTGATGACAAGAGTCGCATTTGCATGTTTGCAAAAGCTGGGATGTCAGTTCGGCAAATGCTGAGGTTGATGGAGCTAGAGAAGGGTGTTAAGTTGGGTTGTTTAACCTTCACAGAGGTTGATGTCAGAAGCTTGCTACAATCTTTTAGAAATGTGGACCAGGATAATGACCCTATTGACCTTCTCAAACTGTGCAAGGAGATGAAAGACAAAGAACCGAAATTTAAATACGACTATAAGATAGATTGTAATAACAGGTTGGAGCATATTGCCTGGTCTTATGCTTCATCAATGAGGTTGTATGAGGCTTTTGGTGATGCCATAGTATTTGACACTACTCACCGCTTGGATGCATATGATATGCTTCTTGGGATATGGATTGGAGTGGATAACCATGGAAGTCTTTGTTTCTTTGGTTGTGTCCTCCTACGAGAAGAAAGTTTGCAGTCTTTCTCCTGGGCCTTGAAG acattcttgggcttcatgaatgGCAAGGCTCCAGGAACCATTTTAACTGATCAAAATTTGTGGCTCAAAGAAGCAATTGCCACCGAAATACCGAGAGTAAAACATGCATTTTGCATTTGGAATATAATTTCGAGATTTTCAGATTGGTTTTCCACACTTCTGGGATCCCAATATGATAATTGGAAGGCTGAGTTCCATCGCCTCTACAATTTACATTCGATTGAGGAATACGAAGTGGGATGGAATGAGATGGTCGAAACCTATAGGATGGATGGAAATAAACACATTGCCAGTTTATATGCTTTACGTTCATACTGGGCGCTGCCTTTTTTGAGATCTTTCTTCTTTGCTGGAATGACGAGTACATTTCAGTCTGAGACAATGAATACTTATATCCAGAGGATTTTGAGTGCTCAATCTGTACTTGATAATTTTGTGGAGCAG GTTGCTCGTGTTGTAGATGCTAAAGATCAAGCAGGAGCAAAACATAAGGTACTGAGAAATGTTCAAAAGGTTTTCCTGAAAACAGGTTCACCAATAGAATCTCATGCTGCAACTGTTCTTACACCATATGCCTTCTCAAAACTACAAGAGGAGCTTGTTTTTGCACCACAGTACGCATCACTGATGGTAGATGAAAGTTATTTTGTTGTGAGACACCATAAGGAAATGGATGGGGGTTACAAAGTACTCTGGGTTCCGCATGATGAGTTCATTAGCTGTAGCTGCCATAattttgaatttactggtattcTCTGCAGGCATGTGCTTCGTGTTTTGTCAACAAACAACTGTTTTCACATTCCAGACCAATATCTGCCCATGCGCTGGCGTGAAGTTACCTCCTCTTTGGCTAAGTCCACACTCTTTACTCTACCAAGTGATCATATGGGAAAACTTCAGTTATTGCAGTCCATGATTTCAACGCTGATTAATGAATCAGTTGAAACTGAAGAACGCCTCAATGTTGTTTGTGATGAAGTTTCTACAGTTTTATCTCGCATTAAGGGGTTTCCTACAGCATCCAATGGGGGTAATGGTATTGCATATGCGAGCCCATCGGACTCGCTAATTCTTGCAGAGGTTGAGGATTCTGAAGGCATTGGTCAAAGCTTCACTTGCAACCCTCACGAGTGTATAAATTTGTCAAAGTTGAAAGAGAGAGGATCCAGAGATGGACTGGATCTTTACAGAAAGAGGAGGCGTTTCTCCATTCCATGTTGTGGGCAGTATGGCCATGATGCAAATGATTGTCCAATGATGGAAG GGACCGAAGAGGCCGTGTTCTTATTTCTGTCCTACCAATCTCAActccaaaaagaagaagaaaaaagaagcatTTAA
- the LOC107866428 gene encoding uncharacterized protein LOC107866428 isoform X1 — MSVKFKFEKMQNLSKMTPLLKVLREMERLYLMSTESLDELRQKLMSYKAGDFWVPVGGINKDDMDIPPVNTILLVGFHNSGKSSLVNLMYSVLGRSGLIPFALTSSGNACAYTTLMMEEHNVLRSARSGFCIYDTRGFDYDGVEEALLELKEWMAPDGVHHKKLCLRPGDDVLLPILDNKLEDASSSMFMKRNVNCVMVVANASEIYVSLRLGDFKPLDALKQLFCSPSLNQSNGNPILILTHGDKLSTEERIDCRLKISKHLGTSETNGIYDIVCVTEYGLLADEYDPISAYAVTEAVYRALLISDRAQLVKKTFMDWALYALSWLLCFLAGIFACLAHVFNCLAQKHKGKMKW; from the exons ATGAGTGTAAAATTCAAGTTTGAGAAAATGCAAAATTTGTCAAAAATGACACCATTACTTAAAGTGCTTAGAGAAATGGAGAGGCTATATTTGATGTCCACAGAGAGTCTTGATGAGCTTAGACAAAAGTTAATGTCTTATAAAGCTGGGGATTTTTGGGTGCCAGTTGGTGGAATAAACAAAGATGATATGGATATTCCACCTGTGAATACTATATTGTTGGTTGGTTTTCATAATTCTGGTAAAAGTTCACTTGTTAACCTAATGTATAGTGTTCTTGGTCGTTCTGGTCTCATCCCTTTTGCTCTAACTTCTTCAG gaAATGCTTGTGCTTACACGACATTAATGATGGAGGAGCACAATGTGCTAAGATCAGCACGAAGTGGATTCTGCATTTACGATACGAGGGGTTTCGATTATGATGGAGTTGAAGAAGCTCTTCTTGAATTGAAAGAATGGATGGCTCCTGATGGTGTCCACCATAAGAAGCTGTGTTTAAGACCAGGAGATGATGTACTTCTACCAATACTAGATAACAAATTGGAGGATGCTTCTTCTTCAATGTTCATGAAGAGAAATGTGAATTGTGTTATGGTGGTGGCTAATGCTTCTGAAATATATGTGTCTCTTAGACTTGGTGATTTTAAGCCATTGGATGCATTGAAACAACTCTTTTGCTCGCCTTCACTCAACCAATCTA ATGGGAACCCCATATTGATTTTGACTCATGGAGACAAGCTATCAACTGAGGAGCGAATCGATTGTCGATTGAAAATATCCAAGCATCTTGGTACCTCAGAGACAAATGGAATATATGATATAGTATGTGTGACAGAATATGGATTATTGGCAGATGAATATGATCCAATTTCAGCATATGCTGTAACTGAAGCAGTTTATAGAGCATTGCTTATCTCAGACAGGGCTCAACTTGTTAAGAAAACATTCATGGACTGGGCATTATATGCATTGTCATGGCTATTATGTTTCTTGGCAGGCATTTTTGCCTGTCTGGCCCATGTTTTCAATTGTCTGGCCCAGAAACACAAAGGCAAGATGAAGTGGTGA
- the LOC107866428 gene encoding uncharacterized protein LOC107866428 isoform X2: MSVKFKFEKMQNLSKMTPLLKVLREMERLYLMSTESLDELRQKLMSYKAGDFWVPVGGINKDDMDIPPVNTILLVGFHNSGNACAYTTLMMEEHNVLRSARSGFCIYDTRGFDYDGVEEALLELKEWMAPDGVHHKKLCLRPGDDVLLPILDNKLEDASSSMFMKRNVNCVMVVANASEIYVSLRLGDFKPLDALKQLFCSPSLNQSNGNPILILTHGDKLSTEERIDCRLKISKHLGTSETNGIYDIVCVTEYGLLADEYDPISAYAVTEAVYRALLISDRAQLVKKTFMDWALYALSWLLCFLAGIFACLAHVFNCLAQKHKGKMKW; the protein is encoded by the exons ATGAGTGTAAAATTCAAGTTTGAGAAAATGCAAAATTTGTCAAAAATGACACCATTACTTAAAGTGCTTAGAGAAATGGAGAGGCTATATTTGATGTCCACAGAGAGTCTTGATGAGCTTAGACAAAAGTTAATGTCTTATAAAGCTGGGGATTTTTGGGTGCCAGTTGGTGGAATAAACAAAGATGATATGGATATTCCACCTGTGAATACTATATTGTTGGTTGGTTTTCATAATTCTG gaAATGCTTGTGCTTACACGACATTAATGATGGAGGAGCACAATGTGCTAAGATCAGCACGAAGTGGATTCTGCATTTACGATACGAGGGGTTTCGATTATGATGGAGTTGAAGAAGCTCTTCTTGAATTGAAAGAATGGATGGCTCCTGATGGTGTCCACCATAAGAAGCTGTGTTTAAGACCAGGAGATGATGTACTTCTACCAATACTAGATAACAAATTGGAGGATGCTTCTTCTTCAATGTTCATGAAGAGAAATGTGAATTGTGTTATGGTGGTGGCTAATGCTTCTGAAATATATGTGTCTCTTAGACTTGGTGATTTTAAGCCATTGGATGCATTGAAACAACTCTTTTGCTCGCCTTCACTCAACCAATCTA ATGGGAACCCCATATTGATTTTGACTCATGGAGACAAGCTATCAACTGAGGAGCGAATCGATTGTCGATTGAAAATATCCAAGCATCTTGGTACCTCAGAGACAAATGGAATATATGATATAGTATGTGTGACAGAATATGGATTATTGGCAGATGAATATGATCCAATTTCAGCATATGCTGTAACTGAAGCAGTTTATAGAGCATTGCTTATCTCAGACAGGGCTCAACTTGTTAAGAAAACATTCATGGACTGGGCATTATATGCATTGTCATGGCTATTATGTTTCTTGGCAGGCATTTTTGCCTGTCTGGCCCATGTTTTCAATTGTCTGGCCCAGAAACACAAAGGCAAGATGAAGTGGTGA